The nucleotide sequence ATATATTTAAAGAGTGAGAGATACATTAAATCGCCCAATCTCTTTATTGCGTCTGCGCAGTAATTTTAAAAAATTTGATATTGGTACCGCCACGGGGAATTGAACCCCGATTACCAGGATGAGAACCTGGCGTCCTAACCGTTAGACGATGGCGGCAAACGTATAAACATACTAACAAAAAAATAACCCGCTAGTCAAGGGGGTTATTTGTATATTTGTAATAAATTGGCAACTAGTATTACTTTTTCTCCCACGCTTCATCCTGCCTCACTAAAAGTTCTTTGGCGCGCAACGGTTCAGCCATCACTTCCTTGGTAACTTTTTCCATTCTCATTCCCTGTGAACCCTTAATTAAAATCACATCCCCTTTTTCCATCAAATCCTGTAAATATCTTCCGGCCTCTTCGGCAAAATCAAAAGAAGCGACTTTTCCCTCCTCCATACCCATCTTTTTCGCCTCTTCGGCGATAAACCGAGCGCGTTCTCCGACGGTTATCAAAAAATCAAGATGATTTTCCGCCAACCTCCGACCAACTGCTCTATGCCCCTCTTCCGTAAAATCTCCGAGCTCCAGCATATCGCCCAACACGGCGATTCTTTTGGCGCGCTCTCCGATATTCACGTCGCGCAGCGCGTCCAAAGCGGCTAACGTTGCCAAAGGAGAAGAATTATACGTATCGTCAATCAAGACGGTCTGCTTAATTCCGGAAATTATATTCATTCTCCCCGGAGGTGCTTTATAATTTTTCAGGGCTTCGGCTGTTTCAACCAGATTCATCCCGAAAGAAGTTCCGACAGCCATGGCGGCAATCGCGGAATAAATATGCTGCCGACCCAAAACTCCCGACAAATAAACTGGCACGGTGCTGCCGGAAAAAGAAACTTTAAAACTCACACCTCCATCTATCACTCCGTTTTCATTCCTTAAATTTGACGAAAATTCCAAAGCCTTAACGTCAGCTCCGTCCTCAAAACCGAAAGTCATGAAACGGCATTTCGCGGCCTTGCTCATATTAAGAACGTTCTTGTCATCATAATTCAAAACAGCCGCTCCGTCAGCGGGTAAAGAGTTGATTAAAATCTGTTTTTCTTTGATAATCCCCTCTAAACTTCCAAAAAATTCCACGTGCACCGGCGCAATAGCCGTAACGACCCCAATATTCGGCCGAGCGATTTCCGTCAGATACTTTATATCTCCTTTTTTATCAGCGCCCATTTCCAAAACAAGCACGTCCGGATAATTTTTATTTCTCTTGATAAGCAATTTTTTTGCCGCCCAAAATATCCCCAGCCATTTGAAAAAGGATTTATTGCCCGAGGGCGCGCCGATTATGGACAAAGGCAAACCAATTTCATTATTGTAATTTCCGGAACTGGCGCGCGTTCTGAATTTAGTTTTAAGGACGGCGAAAATAGCTTCCTTGGTGGAGCTTTTCCCCACCGAGCCCGTAATGCCAATAATTTTTGGCTGGTATTTTTTAATGATTCTTTTGGCAAAAAATCGCAGGCAATTCTCTAAAATTTTTTTCATAATTATTTTTATTCACTTTTCTCGTCCGGTGGTATCTGATAATATTTTAGCACAAAATCGGCAATTTCGCCAAATAACGGCGCCACGGAAGAATCGGCAAAGGGTACGGACTTGGGATCGTCCAAACGCACCGTCGCGACAAAACGCGGATTATCTACTGGTGCAAAACCGACAAAGGAATGGATGGTGCGGCTGCCATATTTGCCTGTTCCTTTCTCCGCTACCTGCGCCGTTCCGGTCTTTCCGGCAATATAATAACCCTTAACGCCCGCTCTTTTCGGATGGCCTTCGCGCACCACGGAGACAAGCATTCCGGATACCAGAGTGGCGGCGCGGGGTGAAATAACCTGCCGCAAAACCTGCGGTTTGGTTTCAATAACTTCGCCGCTCTTTCTGACAACTTTTTTAACTATGTAAGGAGACATTAATTTACCCTGATTGGCTATGGCGCCGTAAGCCACCGTCATTTGAAGAGGGGTGGCTGTAATGCCCTGCCCAAAAGAAGCGGTGGCCATGTAAATTTCGCTGTCCTTATTAAGCGAAGAGATATTGCTGGTGCTTTCTGTTTCCAGCTCAATACCGCTCAGAGCGCCAAAACCAAAATCTTCCACGTATTTTTGAAAAAGTTTCGGACCGATTTGTCGGGCGACAAAAATCGCTCCAGTGTTGATGGAATTATTAAGCACCCCAATCATATCGCTTTGCCCATAAACCTTATCAGCGGCATTCTTAATCGTGTATTCGCCGATTTTTACAAACCCCTCGTCAACGTAAGTAGTACTCGGCACAACTTTTTCCTGGTCAATCGCCGCCGCCATGGTGATTGACTTAAAAATTGAACCCGGCTCATATTGTCCGAAAATCGCCTGATTATTAAAATAGTCTATATTTTTTACTTCCGAATATTTATTAGGGTCAAAATCCGGGTAAGAACACATGGCAAGAATCGCTCCGGTGGCCGGGTCCATAATGACGACTGACCCGGAATCGGCCCCATGGCGCAAGGCGTATTCGTTTAATTTTGCGCAGGCGAAATATTCTATATTATGGTCAATAGTCAGGACAATATCATCGCCATCAACAGCCGGCGTAAATTCTTTCTCGGTTAAAGCAATCCACCGCCCGGCCGCGTCCCTTTCCGAGCGCAAAGAGCCCTGACTGCCGGATAATTCTTTGTTAAAATATCCCTCTATGCCGTAATGGCCGACTTTTTTCTCACCAGTTAAACTTAAAAAACCAATTACATGGCTGCCGATATTTTTCTCCGGATAATATCTCCAACTTTCTTTGGCAAATCTGATTCCCGGGGACTCAAGCTCTTCAACTTTTTTCTTTAACTCCTCGCTCACCATGCTTTTTATCGGTTCATAAGGGTCATCTGCCTTGGAAAGCTTGGCAACCAATTCTTCTTTGATGTTGGCTAAAGCCACGACCCGTCGCGCCTCGGCCAACTTTTTTTCATCAGTGATGCTGTCCACGCTTTTGTTGTAAGCGTTCGGTCCGGATAAAAATTCATCATCATTATACAAAACTTCAATAAGCTGTTCCGCGGTTTGGTCCGGGTTAATAACATTTTTTGGTTCGGCGTAAACCAGATAAAAATCTTTGTTGGTGGCCGCGGGAAAAAGCTCTTCCCGTCCCGCCCGCGTATCTTGGGTATAAATCTTGCCGCGCTCCGGAAATAATTTTTGATAAATCTCGTGCTGGCCAGAAGCTAAGGCGGAATAAAAACTATGCTGTAAAACCTGTAACTGAAATAATCTCAAAATCACAAAAACGGACACTAAAAAAATAGTCGCCATAATTAAAATCAGGCGCCTATCTACGGATTCCGAAGAAATATGAAATCCGCTTCTTTTTTTACTAAAAGTTAAAATCATTCTAACTTTTAAATCTAGAATTATTCAAAACTACTGGCTTCCATTTCCTCCCATTCCCCTCTCGCTTCATTCCATTTATACGCCCGGAACTTATGGGAAAATTCGGAATCGGAATAAATATATTTGACTGCCGTTTCTCCGCCGATTCTTTTGGAGCCGACGGTTTTTTTATCTAAGACAATCGGCCGGCTAAAACGCTCCAGCTTGATTTTCCCGAGCGGCCCGTTGAAAACTATAAATTCCACAAACCCCGGTCCACTTTCTTCTCCCAAATCCTCTTTTTTTGATTCCAAAACTTCAAATTCGTCTTTAACTCTGCCGACTAAATTTTGCCATTTTTCATCTTGCATACGAAATAATTATAGCAGAAATAAAGAGGAAAATCAAATTTAAAAAATAGGCGAGGCATCATCCTAAAAATTGTAGGCGAGAATTCGAATTCTCGCCTACGCACAAGGGCCTGACCCGTCGGTCGCGACTGACGGGTCTTGACAAATTTTTAAATATATGGTATGGTAGAGCATACTTGGTTTTTGTTCGTTTAGCTACCCCATAGACTTGTAAAAGACATAATCCTTAACCTTATTTAGAAAGGAAAATACTATGGGGAAAAACAAAAAAAGAAAGCCTCAAAAAAGAGAAGGGTGGAAACCTCCTAAAAATTACTGGGAAAATTTAAAAAAAGAAGTGCTGAGAGATCGGCACGAGTTAGAAGAAGCGGATAAACAGGCCGCAAAAGCAATTAGTGAGGCATGGAATCTACTAACCAAGTAATCCAATCGCAAAAGCACCGACATAAATCGGTGCTTCTTTTATTATTTTTCGTAGGCGAGGTCGTCCTGGTTATTCAACGAGATAAACGCGACCTCGTCTATAATTTCGGAGAAAAGGCATGTCTTAAGTTTCATCGTAGGCGAGAATTCGAATTCTCGCCTACTTAACCATAACGGCTTAAACGATTTTAACGTTCACCCTTAAGATACTTTCTCCCATTCAATTCCGGCGGCAGATAATCCTGAATATCGCCTTTGTAATTATGCTCGGGATTATATTTGTAATCCTTGCCGTAGCCGATTTCTTTCATAAACTTAGTTGGGGCGTTGCGGAGGTGTAAGGGCACTCCGAGATGCGAAGTATTGCGCGCGTCCTCGGCGGCTTTACTATAAGCAGTGTAAAGCAAATTTGATTTGGACGACTTAGCGCAATAAACCACCGCCTGCGCCAGATGCACGCTGCATTCCGGCATACCGAGTTTATGGCAAGCGTCGTAAACGGCGTTGGCCTGAACCAAGGCCTCGCTATTAGCCATACCCACATCCTCACTCGCGAAGCGCACCACCCGCCGCGCGATATAAAGCGGGTCAGCTCCGCCTTCCAGCATCCGCGCCAGCCAATAAAGAGCCGCGTCAGGGTCAGAACCTCTCATGGATTTATGGAGAGCGGAAATCAGATTATAAAATTCCTCTCCTTTTTTATCAAAAATCAAATGCGTCCTTTGCAGGGCTTCTTTAATATCTTCTTTTTCTATTTTAATATTCCCCTTGCCGCGGGATTTTGCCTTGAAAGCCAGCTCTAACCCATTTAAGGCCACGCGCGCGTCTCCGCCGGAAAGCTCGGCTAAACATTCCAGCACTTCGGCGCTGATATTTATTTTATAATCGCCCAGTCCTTTTTCTTTATCGCTCAACGCCCTTTTTATAATTTTAATAATATCTTTATCCCCGAGCGGTTTTAAAATAAAAACCCGCGAACGCGACAAAAGCGCTCCGATAATTTCAAAAGAAGGATTTTCCGTGGTGGCGCCGATAAGTGTGATAACCCCCTTCTCCACGTACGGCAAAAGCGCATCCTGCTGGGCCTTGTTCCAGCGATGTATTTCATCAATAAATAAAATCGTTCTCCGACTGACTTCATTTAAATTCTTTTCCGCCCGCTTAACCGCCTCCTTTAAATCGTCCTTACCGCTCATCACTCCGGAGAGCACAATAAAATCGGAGTCAGTTTCTTTGGCAATGATATTGGCCAAAGTGGTTTTACCCACTCCGGGCGGGCCCCAAAAAATCAGCGAGGGCAAACTGTCTTTCTCAACCATCCGCCGCAACATTTTGCCTTTGCCAACGATGTGCTCTTGGCCAAAAAATTCATCAAAATTCTCCGACCGCATCCGGTCGGCCAACGGGGCATTTTTGGACCTAACTTGCTCGCCTTGGTATTGGAATAAATCGCTCATATAAATAATGTTTAGCGTTTATATTTTACTACAAAATCCAAAGTCGGTCAAAATATAAAACTTGACTAAATTTAGCAAATGTTATAAAGTTTAAAATTGTTCTTTTCTACCAACCCCCCGACAAAAGGAGAGAAAATGGGAGCTAATATTTGTGAATGCGGCAAACCCGCCAACGACAGTGTGTCTGAACAGGATAAAGATGGGCGCACCATAACTCTTTTCGGCTGTCCGTGCCAAAAAGTATGGGTCGTGACAGAATGCCATCATTGCGGAAGCGTAATAGACGAACGCGAAAAGCCGAAAAAATGTTCGTGTTGCGGACACTTTATTTGCCCGAAATGCGGCAGGTGTTCGCCAAACTGCGAACATTAAAATTCCCCCAAGAAAATACAGAGGCGCTGGGTCGCCTCTTTTTTATTGACTAAATATAAAAAATAATATAAACTTAAATCATTATTAATTATCAGTTATTTCGGGCTGTAGCGCAGTTGGTAGCGCGCATCGTTCGGGACGATGAGGCCGGAGGTTCAAGTCCTCTCAGCCCGACTGGGTCAAAAGTTAACAAAATAAAATGTCCCGCTCTATTGGGGCGATCGGAGGTTTCCGCCAAAGGCGGATCAGGTCGAATGACCTGACAAGTCCTCTCAGCCCGACCATTCGACTTCGTTCTTTGAGAAAGGAGAAATTTAAATGAATATCGAAAATCTTGTTCAAGGAAAGATAGAAAAATACGAGACAAAAAACGGGCTTGGCCATACGGCAAAAATTTTTTTAGCCCTTAGCTCCGTTAACCATCCGGA is from Patescibacteria group bacterium and encodes:
- a CDS encoding UDP-N-acetylmuramoyl-tripeptide--D-alanyl-D-alanine ligase; the protein is MKKILENCLRFFAKRIIKKYQPKIIGITGSVGKSSTKEAIFAVLKTKFRTRASSGNYNNEIGLPLSIIGAPSGNKSFFKWLGIFWAAKKLLIKRNKNYPDVLVLEMGADKKGDIKYLTEIARPNIGVVTAIAPVHVEFFGSLEGIIKEKQILINSLPADGAAVLNYDDKNVLNMSKAAKCRFMTFGFEDGADVKALEFSSNLRNENGVIDGGVSFKVSFSGSTVPVYLSGVLGRQHIYSAIAAMAVGTSFGMNLVETAEALKNYKAPPGRMNIISGIKQTVLIDDTYNSSPLATLAALDALRDVNIGERAKRIAVLGDMLELGDFTEEGHRAVGRRLAENHLDFLITVGERARFIAEEAKKMGMEEGKVASFDFAEEAGRYLQDLMEKGDVILIKGSQGMRMEKVTKEVMAEPLRAKELLVRQDEAWEKK
- a CDS encoding replication-associated recombination protein A — its product is MSDLFQYQGEQVRSKNAPLADRMRSENFDEFFGQEHIVGKGKMLRRMVEKDSLPSLIFWGPPGVGKTTLANIIAKETDSDFIVLSGVMSGKDDLKEAVKRAEKNLNEVSRRTILFIDEIHRWNKAQQDALLPYVEKGVITLIGATTENPSFEIIGALLSRSRVFILKPLGDKDIIKIIKRALSDKEKGLGDYKINISAEVLECLAELSGGDARVALNGLELAFKAKSRGKGNIKIEKEDIKEALQRTHLIFDKKGEEFYNLISALHKSMRGSDPDAALYWLARMLEGGADPLYIARRVVRFASEDVGMANSEALVQANAVYDACHKLGMPECSVHLAQAVVYCAKSSKSNLLYTAYSKAAEDARNTSHLGVPLHLRNAPTKFMKEIGYGKDYKYNPEHNYKGDIQDYLPPELNGRKYLKGER
- a CDS encoding penicillin-binding protein 2, translated to MILTFSKKRSGFHISSESVDRRLILIMATIFLVSVFVILRLFQLQVLQHSFYSALASGQHEIYQKLFPERGKIYTQDTRAGREELFPAATNKDFYLVYAEPKNVINPDQTAEQLIEVLYNDDEFLSGPNAYNKSVDSITDEKKLAEARRVVALANIKEELVAKLSKADDPYEPIKSMVSEELKKKVEELESPGIRFAKESWRYYPEKNIGSHVIGFLSLTGEKKVGHYGIEGYFNKELSGSQGSLRSERDAAGRWIALTEKEFTPAVDGDDIVLTIDHNIEYFACAKLNEYALRHGADSGSVVIMDPATGAILAMCSYPDFDPNKYSEVKNIDYFNNQAIFGQYEPGSIFKSITMAAAIDQEKVVPSTTYVDEGFVKIGEYTIKNAADKVYGQSDMIGVLNNSINTGAIFVARQIGPKLFQKYVEDFGFGALSGIELETESTSNISSLNKDSEIYMATASFGQGITATPLQMTVAYGAIANQGKLMSPYIVKKVVRKSGEVIETKPQVLRQVISPRAATLVSGMLVSVVREGHPKRAGVKGYYIAGKTGTAQVAEKGTGKYGSRTIHSFVGFAPVDNPRFVATVRLDDPKSVPFADSSVAPLFGEIADFVLKYYQIPPDEKSE